Genomic DNA from Triticum dicoccoides isolate Atlit2015 ecotype Zavitan chromosome 4B, WEW_v2.0, whole genome shotgun sequence:
CCGCCACGCCAGGAGGCGGCAGGCCCTGCCGCCACCGCAGGAGGCGGCCGTGCGGGATATAACCGTTTGTGCACAGTGCGCCGAGCCGGGACGGAACGGCCAGGCCTGGTGGGCCATGCCGCCACCCAGCAAGGCGGCCTCTGTTGCCGCTGTCGGGCGCGGGCCGACAACCTGAGATGCTTGCGGGCCCCGCCTGTGGGCCAGGCCGCCACTGCAGCAGGCGGCGACCCTGTTGCTGCACGCGCGACAACGACGCAAACGGCGCTGATTCCGGTGGGCGCAGATTTTCACAGGCGCTGCTTTTCCCCAGTTCCTTGTTTTGCTTTCTACCACAAGTTTCGATGATCCAGAATCGGATTCCCGCCTAAACTTTCTAGTACTGATTGCTACGTAGACGATACTGATTAAAGCAATGCGTGATTCTCGCTTCCATCTATTTCTCCAGCCGAAGCGACATCACTCAGGCGTGCTGTTTTCAATGCGTGTTTTCCTGCCGCACACTCGAGAGCGTTGTTATTGCTGCGTGTGATGAGACACCGCGATGCTGGAATCTGATGCCGCGGTAGGTGAGTTCTGGCTAGTTCTGCCGACAATACAGTGGTCCTCTTCTTTTTAAACGCACATCCGCGGCTCCGTGTGCATACACTCTCTCTCTCGCATATCTCTGGTTGCCTTCTCTACCTCTTTGCTCTCTCTAAGAGCATACACAGACAGAAAGGAAAACTTGGTAGCCACTTTTACTCGTGATTTTGGTCGATTTGGAGTTGGATTTCGAAGATgatgaagttgaagaaaagatagatTAAGGTAAGATCTATCCATTTTTGTTGGTTTCGTTCACATGCATGATGTTTTTGTTCTGTTTGATTAGTTCCTAAGTGTGTATTCTCTGTTGTTTTAGGCATAATTTTAGCACTTGAAGGAGTCATTTGGAGTCATTTAGAGCTTGAGGAGTAGGATTTGCATTGCGAAAGTGAACTACGAAGTTGAAGATCAAGGTATGAGCTTTGCAATACGTGTAATTTTTTGTGCATGCACGATGGTAATTAGTTAGTCTTTTAGCCCGTCATTAGCTATGCGATGTTAGTGCGTAGAGGTTAGAAATAATTTCAGACGACAAATACAACATTTATAATATTTTTTTAGAAGAGTAGATTGAACATGTTATATCTATGTTAGGTGCATCCATTAGTATTGACATGCGAGAAATCTTAATACGGTAATTAGGAAAAAAACTTGTACAGTAATTGTTCATTGCATGTGgtatgttatttcatgtggtatgtttATTAATAAGTCTATAGTTAGGAAGCGTAGGTCTACTTTGTTATGTCGCAATAATCTAAATTTTATATGTTAAGATTATGCACTAATGTACTTGATGATGTATGTAATTAGATAAAATAAttcatcttagtagcaaacaaggagGAGATGACGTGATTGAAGAAATTGTGTTTCTATCTTCGCTGTCCCTTTTGAGGTGATGACCACATACATGCAAGTGctattttcatacttttgatagcaGAAAGAAAAATCCGTGTGTAATATTGATGTTCATGTGATACTAGGTTGACTCAGTTCATATAGTACTGATGACGGAAATTTATTCTAACTATTTGGACTCTTAATTGCATTCGCAAGCACATCCATATTGAAGCTAAGGTATAAAATGACACCgtaattttgttaatattttttatattgatGTACTATTGTGAATAATGTGCATGCGGCTGCAAATATTATTATTTGTAAATAAATGATTCCTATCGTATGCtatgaaaaaattatataaagccggAAGAAATTAAATGTTTTACTCATATGACATTAAAATGTTATTATTGTACTGTTATGTTTAGTGGCTGTTGTAAGAAAATTAATTTGTACTAATAGTCATTTTTACTCTTGTAGACGAGTTTGAGAAAAAAATAGGTCTTTAAATACACTTTAACCAAACCCTTAAAGTCTACGCAAATGATTCTAGAAACAAACCGAATATTTGTAACAAAAATACGGTTATTATTTTAGTCGTATGATATGTAAATGTTGTCATCATTACTAAATGTTCAGTTACTAACTATTTGAAATGTAAAAATGTATGGTGGTTAGGTACTATGGAAAATTTAGTAGTGTACTATGGGAACGTCTTACGCGACGGTCCTTTCGTGGTGGATGTGTCCTTGTGCGAGTTGACTACAATTGTAGTGATAGACATGGTCAACGTGGGTTACGCAGCAGTTAAAAGGTGCATCCGAGCGGTGTTTGGCCCAGGGATGCAGGGGAAaaaatgacaatggaggccttcgtcgttgacggaggaaatgatgggacagttgcccgttggggtttgcggcctgtcacaggtgatcggtcgtgggggtcgtacatgaggtttgcaagcaatcccaataactcaatgtatggtcagccgatggtgtatgtggagttcatttcagtcattgatgttgccggatgcagtagcaggggtggtgaggtcgagttggccatcacatcagcccctagcatcggcccatcggaaccgacgggcggccagcctgtgtatgacacaggatattggtcggcggccgttgacatgagcgaacacgtggagggattgccggaggcgctagatgatgatgatcattcTTCTACGTCTTCGGAGTCAAGCGGAGAATAAGATGTTCCTCCTCAGAGGGCGGTCGCGGCGGCACTGCAACCTGGGTTTTTACAGGATATGAGCATCACCAACGAATTTCACTCTGCTTCTGGCCTAGGAGCGGGAAGCCTGGAGGTTGGGCAAGTTTTCCCAGATAAGAAGTCTGCTTACCAGGCAATGGGTAGCTATGCAATCGGCATCCACCGCCAGCATAGAGTGAAGCAGTCTGATAAAAAAGAGTTGAAGGTCATATGCATCCACACCGCGAAAGGTTGCCGCGGAAGAGTTCTCGCTAGACTGAAGCCTGGGGTATGTCAGTCATGGCATATCACAAAAATAGTGGAGCATACCTGTGAGCAAACTGGGACTCTTTCAGATCACTGCAATGTGACAGCAAAATTTGTGGCACAGACGATGGAAACAATTATGCAGGGAAGTCTCAACATTAGTGTTAGGGCTCTGCAAAAAGATGCAGAGGATCTAATTGGATTCCCTGTTAGCTACAGCAAGGCTAGGCGTGCGAAGGAAAATATATTCAAGAACTTGTATGGTACCTATGAGGAGGCATATTCTTGTGCCCCTAGAATACTTCATCGAATAGCAAGTGCTAATAGGGGGACTCAAGTTTGGCGGAGAGAACGTCCAAACCCAATGAACCCGGGTGAGCTAATCCTGGACCGCTTATTCTGGGCATTCGCCCAGACTATACAAGCCTTCAGGCACTGTCGCCCGGTATTATCTGTTGATGGTACCTTTCTCACTGGAAAGTACAAGGGCACACTATTGGTGGCAATTGCAGCAGATGCAAATAATCAGCTTCTTCCTATTGCATATGCATTGGTCGAGAGTGAGAACAAAGATAGCTAGTTGTGGTTCCTGAGCTGCATGAAGATTGGTGTCATGAAAGAGCGTAAAGGTGTTTGCATCATTTCTGATCGCAACACTGGATTATTAAGCGCTCTTGAAATAATTAAGGCGTCGGAAGAAGAGTGGGGCTGGCCCGATCTAGagggaaggtggtgcatgaggcatttggcagcaaacttttactccaaattcaaaaacaaggatTGGTTCAAGTTATTCAAGAGGATGTGCATGCAAAAAACTGAAGCCAAAATGAATGCGATATGGGCAGGTATCAATGGTGAGATCGACCGTGCGGCCTTGCCGCAGAGAGAAGACTGGAGGGGTCGTAGGACGGCCATAAATTTGAGCCAGTGGATCACCGAGAATTGCCCTCATTTGGAGAAGTGGGCGCAGGCTCACGACACCGGGGCTCGGTATGGAATAATGACCAGCAACATGTCAGAGGTGTACAATGGTGTTCTTAAAGGGGTGCGAGCACTGCCTATCACAGCCCTAATTGAAGAAACTTGGAACCGGACCCTGTCATACTTTGCATACAGGGGCACCGTCGCCAAAGCACAAGTTGAATTGAACAAGCCATGGTCCGAGAAGATGCAAAGACATCTGGATGAGAAAGCAAAGAAGTCCCAAAGTCATGGCTGCAGGAAAGTGGACGCACTTAGGAATAAGTGGGAGCTCAATGTGCGAGCCAAGTACGTTAAGGGTCACCACAGAGGATCAAAAAAGCAAGCTGTCACCCTTGGCTCAACCTCCTGTGAGTGCACTTGTAACAAGCCCAAGCTTGAGGGCTACCCTTGCAGTCATGTGCTCTGGGCGGCTGCTGTTCAGAAAATCAGCGTCGAGCCATACATATCGCTGTACTTCAACATGTACAATCTGTACAACACTTGGAACGGTGAGTTCTGGGCTTGGGGCATTGATATGAACTACAAAATGTTGTGGCCAGATGGGCCGAAATGGGTTCCGAACACCGACGTGATGAGAACCGCAAAGGGACGACGTCAGTCTAGGCGTCATCGCAATGACATGGACCATAGCCAGATGGGAGAACCAAGGCGATGCCGCGTTTGCAGGTGTCCTGGACATTCACGCAAAGACTGCCCGTATCGAGCCAACAACAACGCATGATGTTGATATATATGTACTCGCCATGTCTATTTATATTTCTACTCGTTATGTGTACTTATATTAAATTTAAATTGATTCTCTTTGTATTATTGTACTTCTGATGTTAACTTCAGATAATTAATGTAAATCACATctctttgtattttttaagttaattttgatttGCATTTGTATTTCTGTCTTCCTCGTAATTTATATTTATATGTTTGTGTGCAGGTTATGGGTGAAGTGCCAGTGCTTTTGCAGGGGCCCCATGACGCCGGCCACCGTTGCCACCTATTTTTGAAACCAAATACTAAGCATGATTATCGGCCTTTCAGACTTCGAACCATAAAGAAAACATGGCGAATACACAATCATTTCCTTGCTCACTTGACGCTTATGGACTACAAGGTTTTGCTAGGCTCACATCATGCGACGACCAAGTATGTTCGGACCCATCCCTTTTGACATCCCTCTTTGACCGGTGGAGACCTGAAACCCACACCTTTCACTTTCGTTTTGGGGAGCTTGCACCTACACTGAAAGATGTTTCTATGATCACTGCTCTACCAATTAGAGGTGAGCCGGTAGTCTCTCCACGATTGTCTCCATCTTGGGCATTAGATATAGCAACCGTCTTGGGATGGAAATGCCAGAATCACAATGTTCTGGTAACCCTCGgggcatcccactcgtctggcttcGTGATAACTTTCTTAATTTATCTAGCTTCGCCAATGAGGAGACGAGAAAAAGACATTTGTTTGCGTATTTGTTGTGGCTCCTCGGGAATCTATTTCCAAATTCACATGGGGACGTTGTTGTCCCTGGTCTCATCTACATTGCAGAGAATATGGTAGATGAACCTTTACCCGAGTAGCCAAAATACAGCTTCGGTTCTGCCATGCTATCTCATACATACAGAGGCTTGTGTGATGCCACGCAAAAAACCTCTTTCGCACAAAAAGCTCCATTACTTTGTGTCGCCTATGAGTTTCTACAGTTGTGGTCTTGGGAATACCTCCCTGTAGGACGACCTCGTATAGTACAACCCATATACCCATACGACTTTGGCGAGGGTGCTAGCGCAACTATGGCCACCAGGTGGACAAAGGCACGGAAACGTTGGTCTCCAGATATTGCGAAAAATTGTTACCCTATGTACCACCAGCAGTTTGAGATACTTGATGAGGCAGAAGTCACATAAAACCCGTGGACTCAGGACCAGCTAAAAATGGTCTTTGATGCTCGACACTTCACACCAGGCATGTTGACCGATAGTGCATTCTGGCTGACTCGCTGCAACTTATTGTTCCTATGGTGTGTTGAACCTTACAACCCAGAGCGTGTAATGAGACAGTTCGGTCTCTATCAAGAAATTCCACCACCTTTTCCCAGACGTATCGACGAGGAAACACATAAGTAGGATGTGACATCCCTAAATAGTTAGTGTCATTTTTAATTTACTAAACTCACACTTTGTTACATAATTTGCAGGCTAAAAAATATGGGCAGCGGTTGGAGTTTATACGATTGGAGGGAAGAGAACAGTGAATGGGTACACAAGTGGGAAAATGAAGCGCTAGCAGATATAGTGCGTCAACTTAGGTATATTTTATGTACATTATTTTTTTACGATGATCATACGATGCGTGAAGATGCTTTGCTTTCATCACAACGGTTTATGTAATTATTTAATTTCGCAGACCGTACAATGGAAGTACAGATCAAGCGTACAAGCAGTGGTACTGCATGAACACACGTACTAGCCTGGCCAGTCAGCCAGCTACTATACCAACACATCTCACACAAGAGGAGCAGGCGCGGAGACATGTTGAGCTGCATGCAGCTTACTATCGTGACCACCTGGTAATCGCTTGTAACTTTTTTAGGTCCATCATTTCATAATCATTTGAACTAAATAACATCCAAATATTGTTCAGCTTGAAAATGTCAACGAAGTAGGGCAGATGGCTACGGATAGCATGCCGGCCCAGGGCCCATATCGCAAGACATTCCAGAAACTTTTGCAACAATTCGTGGCAAAGAAGTTCAGATGCGGTAGAGGCAACGACGTTGCCATTGGAGCATACATGCCGGTAGCAAGGTCAGCCAGACCAAGTGCGGCACCGTCGTCCAGACCGAGCGAGGCGCGTACGAGCCATGAGCAATGGGGGGAGGGTCCGAGTACTAGAACGACATTGCCACGACATGACTCATCTCTGCCGCTGCATCGCTCTTCTTCGATGCAGCTTTGTCAGGGGCAGACATCTCAGGACCATGGCACGGGCTTGGATTCGATGCCCGAGCAATTTCTTTCCCCTAATCCATATGCGTACACAGGATATGATgcatacacccaaggtgagggaTCTCAGCCGTATCTCTCCACGCGAGGGATCCCCATGCCCGAGGAGACTCGTGTACCAGATTTAAACCAGCACCACGTACAATGGCCAGACAGTATAGGAGAGGGATATGCTCAGGTAGTCATGTTTACATTTCAATGCATTTACAATGATATCATATATTATCCTCTAACAGTTTGTTTAAAATGTTTCTATGTGCAGGACACACCTGATGTTAATTGGGGCGATGAGAACACCCAACGCGGCGTCAACACAGGCCTCCGGGGAGCATCACATGATCATGGCGTCAACACAGGCCTCCGgggagcatcacatgatcttggCGACACGGTTACGTCATTAGTTACAGAGTTCTTCGGAGGGgatgttattggcccatcttttATCCCCCCGGAGTCACAACCATACGCCTACAATTACGCTTCAGGTTCGCAACAAGGATTCGCGACTCCACCACCTACGCAGGACTCGCAGACACATGAAGCCGAATTGGAGTACGGCCGCGGTCTTCGTGTGCCCCGGCCACCTAATCGCTTGTCGCCTTCTGGTCGTAAGGAAAGGCCAGGTGGTCGTCGTTAAGTAGGGTGATCCATCTATGCACGTGCGCGACCCATTGTATCTACATATGTGTGTATCAGACTTTTCAATTTGAACGTCTATGTATGCTGAAATAAAAATGCACCAGTCAGGAACAATTTTTCCCGCCTATATCTTCCGCCATACTATCCCGCTCCACTCTTTTGCTTATGTTAGGCCGAAataattttttttttaaattttggctGATGAATACTGTGCAACCATTGCCCGTCTTAGACATTGAAAAAATATATTTTCAAGCAACGctttcccctcaatattttcccacaaacgctttccctccatatgttccgccacccgtttcccaccaaccccttcccgccatatcTTCCTGCCACCCGTTTCctgccatatgttcccgccaaccctttccctcCATACCGCTgtcgttctttcccgccattttctcctctttacctataaaacccccttcggacggaggtggataagcattcgagtgtagtgtagtcgagatgtcccattatcctttcgatcgtagttttcaccctgggataAGTAGCACTCTTCTGAGGCTAGCTACCAATTTCaagatggacaataggatagttccatgggacgatctcaccggtagtgacaccataatgaatgagttggctcaccaattacgtaggtctgggtggcctgaaaggacctatgaggaggtacgtaaagaacttcttaggttggatgcaaggtggaagaaggttgtggagccgaagagtgaaacttttagaaggactgcagaaaaccatccatttttatggactgaggagagcgaggacgaagatgatatcttcatgccgccgcttccgggttctgcatcgtcaaagggcaagagttctgcatcatccaagggcaagagtactgcatcctcgaaggtcaagagttcttcatcgtccaagggtaagagttctgcatcctcgaagggcaagagttctgcatcgacggaggatgacgatgatgccttcatgtagtttttaagttgtattccagttgtaccgtttaattcagatgtacttgcattattagtttgtactctcttattgtaaggcattatgttctatcttaatTTCATTTTATAGTTGTTGCACGATGCTCGATAATTAGTGGAGGAAAGAAAATGCCACTACTTTATATTCTAAAACTATATATTTTTTCCATCACGACAAGGTacaactgaaaataagatacaACACGACAAGGTacaactgaaaataagatacatCAGAGAATTTAAATAAAGCTACATTTAACTACTGAAATGAAGCTACATTAAACTGCAGAAATAAAGATACAAATGATTGCGAAATTTAAAATAGTACCACAGGAATCTACTGAGTCCAACgtggatattttccttttccatcgctagcttcttctgctgccttggcctgacgagccctttctttctttctctgcctctccgcctcacgagcctcctttcgctgtcgttcctgctcctccatgcgacgagcctcttccctgtttttctttcccatttcctcaaaaaaaacggtgttgctccacatagtattcttttaactctctctcttgctctgctttctcctcagcttccgccttctcgcgtcgctcttccgcaaataaactattccacgcacgacgacttctttcacgaatctcagtcactgcccaagccggcttctccgtgtcaatccaatgatagtacatgcacagaggcggaggagactacaacaagaaacaagaatgttactaaagaatcaatgaaaataccaacaatatctattcgtgatggttaaagcataccggaggcttgtcgtactctgaaatagctacgacaggatcttcctcataattggcgcacatgaaaaacttcatgcccaaccaatctgaaaaatccgtcacctccttcaccttgcaaagTTCGCCACACCAACACCGCAGGACTGCCACCCCCGGAGGCAAACTTGCATTCTTCATTTTCCTCGGCCTAATGCTTTGATCCGAGCAAGGCAAACTCATACCGACTGAAAAAAATGTGTTACACACTTTTCGCACTGCCGATTTCGAGCATGGGTGGACGAGAGCCTCGGTGTCTCCTTTTATAAGCTCAGACGATAAATGATGGCGAGAAAATTAAGCGGCGATATTTAcgatccctgtagtgtcggcacaacAGCTTTCCGTAGCCTCGGATTCCCAGTGCCATCGCATCCGCTGAGGCAAAAGAAGCAAAGGCAGGATTGATTCCCAGGCGAAAGAACCAAAAGCGTCCATATTCCCGCGCGTCGGAGTCACAGCCATCAAGCTTGCGCCTCGAAATCAGCGCCACACCTCGAAATCAGCGCTGTCTGCGCACTGTCGCGCGTGCAGCAGCACAGGATATGCCGCCTCATCTAGTGGCGGCGTGGCCCACCTGCTGGGCCCGCGCGCAGCAGGCCTTGTCGGCCGAGTAGcgacagcggcagcggcggccgccTCACCCGGTGGCGGTAGGGCCCGCCTGGCGCGGCCCGTTCTGTCGCGGCATGCTGGCATGTGCTGCCCTGTGGACGCACCGTTATTCACCGGGCTGCCGCCTCCTGTTGTGGCGGCCGGGCCCGCCGCCTCACGGCGTGGCGGTAGGTGACACGTGTCGCCTGTCGCGCCTGCCGCCACTAGTGAGGGGGTCTCTTTTGTCAATTTCGTCCGCAAGGGGTCTCTTTTGTCAATCCCAGTGGGCAGAGGGTCTCTTTCGACAAAAAATCAAGATTATAGGCAGAGAGGAGACTCTGATCAGCACTAGGAGCATGAAGGATATTGTTTAAGTTCAAGGAACCAGAGGGAGTAGACAATACTGAATGACCAGTATGTTCGATATCCATACCTTGACCACTAGTTGTGTGGATTTGGTCGGTTCCGGTGTAGCGATCATGGACAACTAGTTTTCCAAGTTCGCCCGTAACATGATCAGTCGTGTCGGTGTCCAGATACCAGTTGGTATCCACGCCGTAGGAGTGAGCAGAGTTGGCCGAGCGGGGgttgccaccaccgccgccgccgccacgcccacCACCATTACGTCCTCCGCTTCCACCGCTACCCGCGGGATTGCGAACGTTGTTGTTGTAGCCTTTATCGAACCGTTTCTTGCAGCGCCACGCACCGTGGCCGTCTTCCTTGCATATTTCGCAGCATTCGCGGTCACCGTGGTCACCACCCTGTTGGCGTGgcacaccgccaccgcccccgtggCCTGAGTTGTCGGAGTAGTTGTTGTTGGCGTTGTAGCCGCCATGTCCGCCACCCTGACCACAACggccgccgccgtagccaccgcGACCACCCTTCGCGGCGAGGTTGGCGGAGTGGTGAGCGGTGTAGGCAGCATGCTGGGCGGTGATCCTGGATTCCGCGGATAGCAGGAGGGAGAACAACTCGCTGAGGCCGATCGGATGATCGGTGACGGTGCGCGTGGAGTTGGCGGTGACGAACCCGTTGTAGTCGGGCTCATGCATGAGACCTTCCAAGATGTACGAGACGACGTCATCTTCGTCAAGGGGTTTGCCTGCAGCATCGAGCTCGTCGGCGAGCCCTTTCATCTTGGTGAGGTAAGTAGCAACTGAGAGGTCGCCCTTGCGAGTGTTGTCGATCGCCGAGCGGAGCTAGATCTAGCGCGCTCTGGACTGCGCAGAGAAGCTCTCGACCAGGGATTGCCAGACACCCGCGGCCGTGGTGTGATTGGAGACCTGCAGCAAAACCTCGCGAGACAAAGTGGTGAGCAAAAACGTGAGCACCTGTTGATCTTGGGTAACCCAGATCGCATGCTCCGGGTTCGGCGTGGAAGTGGTCTCCTTCTTCCCAGCGGTCTCCTTCTCGGTGACGATGACAGCAGCAGGTTCTTTGATTGAGCCATCAAGAAAACCCATCATCGCCGCAACCCTGACATGCGGGAGGACTTGCGCCTTCCATACCAGGAAGTTTTCACGGGTGAGCTTCTCCGTGATGGTGTGGCCAAGGGAGGCGAGGAAGGGCGTGGCCATGGCGAGAGAGGAGGAAGACATAACCTGGATGTAATGGAAGAActaggctctgtataccatgtaaaCGAGGCTGGAAGCGCATGCCTTAGCAAGGGCGCGTTGCATGTTAATATAGCCAGGGATATGGCGCAGATTACAGGAGAAGGTTAGGATAGGTTAAGGTGTGGATTGATCTCCAAACTAACTAACTACAAGGATCAGATCTCAACAACCTAACCTATCCTAACAAGATACAACACACACCACATACGGTTTATACAAATACCGTGAATACAATGTTTAACAAGCTTGATTGAATGTGATGCTTCTTGTGATAAGCTCGGAACGTTCATTTATGTATCCCTACACAGTTTATGCGGGGCTAGCTTTGAGCCCTGTGAGGCCATTTGCAGCTCCTGTGAGGCCATTTATGTGTTGCTAGTTTTTTTTTGCGGGCTACCGCGGGTGATTCGGGGCCTGTCTAACCGACCTTGTTCAGCATTATTTTTTGGCATCCTTTGGCATCCGATAATCCAAAAAACTGAAAAAACAAGCAGAATTGCCAGAAAAACTACCGACATGGAAAAAAAAGATGCTCTTCATGAACCAGGAAAACAACACCTTTAACATTTTGACTAGAGTTAAATCCTATTTCGCGCCAACCAGGCAGACGATCAACCAGCATGCCTGGGTCGGACTCCGCTGGTTTTCAGTCTTTTTTTTCTCTTCTAATAACTTCTAAATTTCTccgcaaaaaaataaataaataagttttctttcctttcttttcatTTCCCCTTTTATATTTTATCAGAAGTTTTTTTGTTTCACTGTCTCTTGATTTGCGCTTGTTATTTCTACTTATTTTTATACCTTCCCCACGGTATATGAGATATATATTTATACATGTACCTTCTACTTCTTCAAATTTATGCTTTTTATAAAAGAGACAGTACCTTTTAATACATAAATATATTTTTCTATATATAAATATTTGTTGACTATGCCATGGAAATTTTATTTCatatacatgaacatttttatctACGCACAAGTTTTTTTAAATGTCTTCAACTTTATTTGTCCTTTCATAAAACTAAAATTTGACATGATTTTTAAAACCTTTTTAAACAAAAGAATTTGAAATATATAGAAATCAGGGTCTTAATAGTAGCCCCCACGACCAACCAGACCGCTTGAGGCGTTTGCATGACAACTAGCACGAAATAGGGCAACTCTCCAGGAGGCTCCATGCCAACATCCATGCCTATAAGAGCATCTCTAACAACCGCGATATATAAGCGCCGCGCCGCAAATTTGTGTTTTTTAGCGCGCGCAAGCGCTAACCTCGCTCCAGCGGAGACGCAATAAACGCGCGCACGGCATAAATTGTTCAGCACGCTGTCCGAATCGCCATCCCACGATGTTTATTTGTTGCGCCCGCTACCGCGCACCGCACACTCGAGTGCTCGCAACTTC
This window encodes:
- the LOC119292941 gene encoding uncharacterized protein LOC119292941, which produces MPEETRVPDLNQHHVQWPDSIGEGYAQDTPDVNWGDENTQRGVNTGLRGASHDHGVNTGLRGASHDLGDTVTSLVTEFFGGDVIGPSFIPPESQPYAYNYASGSQQGFATPPPTQDSQTHEAELEYGRGLRVPRPPNRLSPSGRKERPGGRR